Proteins encoded within one genomic window of Couchioplanes caeruleus:
- the sufU gene encoding Fe-S cluster assembly sulfur transfer protein SufU, giving the protein MMIDQLYQDIILDHYKHPHGRGLRDPYQGEAHHVNPTCGDEITVRVTSDLSDISYDGVGCSISQASASVLHELLKGRPVAEVFAIHAEFVDLMQSRGQKEPDEEVLGDGIAFAGVAKYPARVKCALLPWMAFKDAAARAGVGINPEVKA; this is encoded by the coding sequence CTGATGATCGACCAGCTCTACCAGGACATCATCCTGGACCACTACAAGCACCCGCACGGGCGCGGGCTGCGAGACCCGTACCAGGGCGAGGCGCACCACGTGAACCCCACCTGCGGCGACGAGATCACCGTCCGGGTCACCAGCGACCTGTCCGACATCTCGTACGACGGGGTGGGTTGCTCGATCAGCCAGGCCTCGGCATCGGTGCTGCACGAGCTGCTCAAGGGCCGCCCGGTGGCGGAGGTCTTCGCGATCCACGCGGAATTCGTGGATCTGATGCAGAGCCGAGGTCAGAAGGAACCGGACGAAGAAGTACTCGGCGACGGCATCGCCTTCGCCGGCGTCGCGAAGTACCCGGCCCGGGTGAAATGCGCGCTGCTGCCATGGATGGCATTCAAGGACGCCGCGGCGCGCGCCGGTGTGGGCATCAACCCGGAGGTGAAGGCATGA